The genomic window AGAGAACAAAGATAAGGCTCTAATGTCCGGCGGCATATttatatttgtttgtttgtttttttgttttggttATTCTGCTTCGTCTTCCTCCCCACCTCCTCTTTCTCATCTCTAAAACAAGAAACATGCAGctacatatatattattactatATTTTCCCTACTTTCAGAAATGTTGttcataacattttctttttGGCATCTACCTTAAGCTTTATTACCGATAATTATTTGAATTTTGGCAAAGAATATTGTTTAGTGAAAGTAGTATCACCTGCTATTGCATTGCATCGAGATTCTGTAAATAGTGCCAAGAGCTTAGATTTTGCATTGAGATTGTGTACATATTGCCAATAGCTAAGAATTTGCATCAAGATTGCTTGCATCTTATATGTTGATTTATTCTGGACTCTGCAGCTTTGATCCTTGCTGAAACCTGATGTTTATATAAGGACAATGTCTTCCTTGTCTCAAATCATATTAGCTTAGGATAATTTATTCTTATAAGGGATAAGGGATTGTATGCATAATATGTTTTATAGGACTTAGAAATTCCATGTCTTGTATTCACAGGTTCCTGTTAATTGTATGCAGGGCAGACCATAATTTACAAGACATAAGGGCTAAAATATTTCCTTATAAGAAAAGGAAGACCAAGATCAAGGAACCAGAAGTTTTGCCTTCAGTATCCCCACCTGCAAAGAGGAAGGAAAGATCACTTTCATCGTTGGTAGCTCCGAAAGTTTCGGCACAAACAGGCCTTACAGGAAAGAGGACAAAAACTGTGTCAAGAAAGGCTGCTGCATTACGTGGGTGCAGTTTTATTCTTGAAGAATCCATAAAAAAGGAAGAAACAAATGGTGGAGATAACATGGTAAGTCTTACTTGATTCATCGAATTTTGCTTCACAAGATGAGTTAGATGTGCATTGTTGCGGCACTTGGACTAATGAATCCAACAATTAATTCATTGTTGTAGGATTTGTCAACGCCCGAGCCTTCTAAGAAGAACAAGTCCAGCGAAAGCACGGAGAACAGTGTAGAACTTACAGAAGGTAAGGCTGATCTCTGGACACCGTTAAACTGCCTTGTCGAAGCCGCCAACAGAACAAAGTCCTCCAGGTCAAATTCACAAGCAGTTCCCCCTGCCAAATCGGACTCTCCAACTACTGCACATGATGCACGAGATATGTCTGAAATCACAAACAAAGCCGAGCTACCTGCTTCAGGTCAGAATGAAATAAGCATTCCAAAATCTAAGAGTAAGGATAATGGACACAAAGCAAAATTTGGTGATGGCAAGGATGGCAACAGCGTGCCTTCGGGACCAGTGAAGCGAAGAAGGTTGCGGCCTTCTGGTCAGAAAAAGGTTGCGCCGACTGAGGGGTCTACCTCAGCCCAAGTCATGCTAGATGCAACAAGGGGATACTGCAACAGAAAGAACACCCCTATTTGGTTTTCATTAGTTGCTTCAGAGGACCAGTAAGTTTAATTTTTCTGCATAAGAAATTCATGGTAGTCATCTATTGTTGATCTTTGGGTGCAGCCCTTACTTAGACTTTGCGTTAATGCGGAGTGCTTGTGCATCAGATTGCCCATCTATTATTAATGTTTCTTTTGAACTCAATAAAATTTTTGTCATTTTTCAGGAAAGGAGATGTTCCGTTGCCACAGGTCTCAGCATGTTACTTAAGAATAAAGTAACTATTCTGACACTTAAACTTTCTGCTTAtctgatttttatttttgcttttctcCTTTTTAAATGAAGTATGTTCCTAGTTGTAAATGAGTAAGTACAACTTTGGCCTGCATATTGAGAATACTATAATTTCATATGTTGTTGTGTTCAAATTAGGCAAActgtaaataaaatattaaatattgaaAACTGGtctatatttgatatttttttgcaTGATTTCATAATCTGCAGAAGATTCAAGTACAGAAGAGAAGGGAAAAGAATTCCACTTCATTTTTTTCAGGAAAATTTCAGTATGATGCATAATAGGATTATGTGGTGTTCAGGCAGAAAATAGTGAAAATTAATCTCCCAATTCTGGAAATTAGTTTTGGATCAGTTCCAAGAGCAACCATATTTCTGAAAACAGCACATTGATGATCATTGTTTGGTTCTGCCAAGTTAATACTTGACGGTAGATGCAAAGTGTCTGAGTCACATTTTTTAACATAGGAGAAATTGACCTCCATATTGAATCATTTGATTTGTGTTGAGTTTTGTGCATCCTTCTATTGCTACTTGCTCTTTTTCCTCTTTCCTTTCtcatgtaattttcttttctatatttttttttatataataaggATAAGTTGGTCATAACTGCATGCTTCTTTTTGTTGCTGACCTCATCACAGGGATGGCACTGTGCCTGTTTCGTTTATTCAAAAGTACCTTGTGAAGAAACTTAATCTTGCCAGTGAAGCAGAGGTTAGTTGTTCATTATATATCACTAAGAACTAACACTGGCCAGCATAATCTCTATCTCTCTAAtgttttctgtttctttctcTCACTAAAGTTGTTACTCAATGAGTAATTCCTATTTTGATAATGACACTCCGGCTTTTACATTCATGCAAAAGTGCTATCGAAAACGTTATCTATGGAGTGACATTATAAAAAGTAGGA from Arachis ipaensis cultivar K30076 chromosome B09, Araip1.1, whole genome shotgun sequence includes these protein-coding regions:
- the LOC107618855 gene encoding E3 ubiquitin protein ligase DRIP2 isoform X1 — its product is MVTNTNKVVKVKRDTLRACMTCPLCNNLLKDATTISLCLHTFCRKCIYEKLSDEEVDCCPVCNIDLGCLPVEKLRADHNLQDIRAKIFPYKKRKTKIKEPEVLPSVSPPAKRKERSLSSLVAPKVSAQTGLTGKRTKTVSRKAAALRGCSFILEESIKKEETNGGDNMDLSTPEPSKKNKSSESTENSVELTEGKADLWTPLNCLVEAANRTKSSRSNSQAVPPAKSDSPTTAHDARDMSEITNKAELPASGQNEISIPKSKSKDNGHKAKFGDGKDGNSVPSGPVKRRRLRPSGQKKVAPTEGSTSAQVMLDATRGYCNRKNTPIWFSLVASEDQKGDVPLPQVSACYLRIKDGTVPVSFIQKYLVKKLNLASEAEVEIMCRGQPVLPSLQLHNLVDLWFRTASTSKKIPASVGSSAKDFVMVLSYCRKALPP
- the LOC107618855 gene encoding E3 ubiquitin protein ligase DRIP2 isoform X2, producing the protein MVTNTNKVVKVKRDTLRACMTCPLCNNLLKDATTISLCLHTFCRKCIYEKLSDEEVDCCPVCNIDLGCLPVEKLRADHNLQDIRAKIFPYKKRKTKIKEPEVLPSVSPPAKRKERSLSSLVAPKVSAQTGLTGKRTKTVSRKAAALRGCSFILEESIKKEETNGGDNMDLSTPEPSKKNKSSESTENSVELTEGKADLWTPLNCLVEAANRTKSSRSNSQAVPPAKSDSPTTAHDARDMSEITNKAELPASGQNEISIPKSKSKDNGHKAKFGDGKDGNSVPSGPVKRRRLRPSGQKKVAPTEGSTSAQVMLDATRGYCNRKNTPIWFSLVASEDQKGDVPLPQVSACYLRIKRFKYRREGKRIPLHFFQENFSMMHNRIMWCSGRK